A single window of Rhodohalobacter sp. 614A DNA harbors:
- a CDS encoding DUF6577 family protein, producing MPTFADYNLHIDELRDHFRNMDHFQTRDLMDFYRNFEESPKKSTINWRVYSLVNRGILKRIGRGVFKLGEGKSFTPVISQELKTIYTQVRNEFPYIEYCVWNTSLLNKFMLHQPFNFVTLVETEREVAESVFHFLKEQTTSVFLNPDKETIQNYVSDRNDAIIIKPLISESPLQEDEEVITPTLEKILVDLFCDTDLFDTYQGAERSRIFEEAFSRYTINEKMMLRYADRRKRKEELSEYLDELGLLAIKS from the coding sequence GTGCCTACTTTCGCAGATTACAATCTACATATCGATGAGTTAAGAGATCACTTCAGGAATATGGATCATTTCCAGACTAGGGATCTGATGGATTTTTACCGAAATTTTGAAGAAAGCCCAAAAAAGTCGACCATCAATTGGCGTGTATACAGCTTGGTGAACAGAGGTATCTTAAAAAGAATTGGCCGGGGGGTTTTTAAACTTGGGGAAGGTAAGTCATTTACTCCGGTTATTTCACAGGAGCTCAAAACAATCTATACGCAGGTACGAAATGAATTCCCCTACATTGAGTATTGTGTTTGGAATACCTCACTGCTAAATAAATTTATGCTGCATCAGCCGTTCAATTTTGTAACACTTGTGGAAACGGAAAGAGAGGTTGCTGAATCTGTGTTTCATTTTTTGAAGGAACAAACCACCAGTGTATTTCTGAATCCTGATAAAGAGACCATTCAGAATTATGTGTCAGACAGAAATGACGCTATAATCATTAAACCCTTGATTTCGGAAAGTCCGCTGCAGGAAGATGAAGAAGTGATAACGCCTACGTTAGAAAAGATCCTGGTGGATCTGTTTTGTGATACGGATCTTTTTGATACGTACCAGGGCGCGGAAAGAAGTAGGATTTTTGAAGAGGCGTTTTCCCGGTACACCATCAATGAAAAAATGATGCTGCGATATGCCGATCGAAGAAAACGAAAAGAAGAACTTTCGGAGTACCTGGACGAACTCGGTTTGTTGGCAATAAAGAGTTAG
- a CDS encoding NADPH:quinone reductase, which produces MKAAWYERQGPADEVLIVGEQPVPEPKPGEVRIKLRYSGINPGDIKKRQDAFDYGMPYPLVIPHSDGAGIIDRVGENVAEPRVGERVWCYGAQSYRPFGTAAEYVVVPSDQAISLPENVSFEQGACLGIPGITAHRAVHIAGDVQGKTVLVQGGRGAVGQCAVALAKFAGANVIATVRSEYDKTIARKAGADEVIRTDHLSQDKIIKSVRNAASGDIHHIIEVAFDSNIEIDKDLISTGGSIAAYATANPEPSIPFWPLLFKNVRLYFLGSDDFPKEAKVAATKEINQALVSGWKGLEIGNLYELNTISEAHKAIENGFNKGQVILKV; this is translated from the coding sequence ATGAAAGCAGCCTGGTACGAACGACAAGGTCCTGCCGATGAGGTGTTGATAGTTGGTGAACAACCGGTGCCCGAACCTAAACCAGGCGAGGTGCGAATTAAGCTTCGTTATTCCGGGATTAATCCTGGCGATATCAAAAAACGCCAGGATGCTTTTGATTATGGCATGCCCTACCCTCTTGTGATTCCCCATAGTGACGGTGCAGGTATTATAGACCGCGTCGGAGAGAACGTTGCCGAACCGCGTGTTGGAGAGCGCGTCTGGTGTTACGGGGCACAAAGCTACCGACCGTTTGGCACAGCCGCGGAGTATGTCGTTGTTCCATCAGATCAGGCCATATCTTTACCTGAAAATGTTTCTTTTGAACAGGGAGCCTGCCTGGGAATTCCCGGAATTACTGCTCATCGTGCTGTTCATATCGCAGGCGATGTTCAGGGAAAAACAGTGCTTGTGCAAGGTGGCAGAGGAGCCGTCGGTCAATGTGCTGTTGCTCTTGCAAAATTTGCAGGCGCAAACGTAATTGCTACCGTACGTTCAGAATACGACAAAACGATTGCAAGAAAGGCTGGAGCCGATGAAGTAATCCGAACTGATCACCTATCTCAGGATAAAATTATCAAATCGGTAAGAAATGCAGCATCGGGAGATATTCATCATATCATTGAAGTCGCTTTTGATAGTAATATTGAAATCGACAAAGATTTGATTTCCACGGGTGGATCGATTGCCGCTTATGCAACAGCTAATCCCGAACCGTCCATCCCATTCTGGCCGCTGCTTTTCAAGAATGTACGCTTGTATTTCCTTGGAAGTGACGACTTTCCAAAAGAAGCAAAAGTAGCGGCAACAAAAGAGATAAACCAAGCTCTGGTAAGCGGATGGAAAGGGTTAGAAATCGGTAATTTGTATGAATTGAACACCATTTCGGAAGCTCACAAGGCTATTGAAAATGGATTTAATAAAGGCCAAGTTATTCTCAAGGTGTAG
- a CDS encoding Crp/Fnr family transcriptional regulator has product MKNSQKSIRPLLDYFDSLIPLSEEEKELVGAKFSPHLYLKRQFVLQHGNVCKTFNFVVRGCLRLYKVSDDGTYHVLQFANENSWILDLTSFHKKKQALFNIDALEDTHVMRISYDDLIDLYIKAPKFDRIFRVLLENHFMQQQERMAQLVSFTAEERYEAFLETYPDLQNRLPQVQIAAYIGVTPEFLSRIRSRMTEKES; this is encoded by the coding sequence ATGAAAAATTCTCAAAAATCTATACGACCTTTGCTGGATTATTTTGATAGCCTCATTCCGCTATCTGAGGAAGAAAAAGAGTTAGTTGGAGCCAAATTCAGCCCTCATCTCTACTTAAAAAGACAGTTTGTCCTTCAGCATGGAAATGTTTGTAAAACTTTCAATTTTGTTGTCAGGGGCTGTTTGCGGCTCTATAAGGTTAGTGATGACGGTACTTATCATGTACTTCAATTTGCCAATGAGAACAGTTGGATTTTAGACCTGACCAGCTTTCACAAAAAGAAACAGGCTCTTTTTAACATTGATGCCCTTGAGGATACGCATGTCATGCGCATCAGCTATGATGATTTGATCGACCTCTATATAAAAGCCCCAAAATTCGACCGGATTTTTCGGGTTCTCCTGGAAAATCATTTTATGCAACAGCAGGAGCGCATGGCTCAACTGGTGAGTTTTACAGCCGAAGAACGTTATGAAGCTTTTCTTGAAACCTATCCCGATCTGCAAAATCGCCTGCCCCAGGTGCAAATTGCGGCGTACATCGGCGTTACCCCCGAATTCCTGAGCCGGATTCGCAGCCGTATGACCGAAAAAGAGAGTTGA
- a CDS encoding NADPH-dependent F420 reductase, giving the protein MMSNNTSKVAVIGTGNIGKNLAANLVKGNRPVIIASRKTEDAEALANNLGFLATATTVKSAIKEADIIIMAVWFDTIKELFKTYSSELQGKIIIDPSNPIAPDGDGGFKKIIGENESSGEILAGLLPKGATFAKAFGTLGAGSLESEAHRTSEKAVLFYATDDTGINGKIEELIRDSGFDAYRVGGIDQSIRIEVFGDLHEFGALGKAITSNEVAGKI; this is encoded by the coding sequence ATCATGTCAAACAATACATCAAAAGTAGCAGTCATCGGTACCGGTAACATTGGGAAAAATTTAGCCGCCAATCTTGTGAAAGGGAATCGTCCGGTAATTATTGCAAGCCGAAAAACTGAAGATGCTGAAGCGTTAGCCAACAATCTGGGGTTCCTGGCGACAGCAACAACGGTTAAAAGTGCAATCAAAGAGGCAGATATCATTATTATGGCCGTTTGGTTTGATACCATTAAAGAGCTTTTTAAAACGTACTCATCTGAGCTTCAGGGTAAAATCATTATTGATCCATCCAACCCGATTGCTCCTGATGGTGATGGCGGTTTTAAAAAGATTATCGGTGAAAATGAATCTTCAGGTGAGATTCTTGCAGGGCTTCTGCCAAAAGGTGCAACATTTGCTAAAGCGTTTGGCACACTTGGAGCCGGATCACTCGAATCGGAAGCTCACCGAACATCTGAAAAAGCCGTTCTTTTTTATGCAACCGACGACACCGGTATTAACGGAAAGATTGAGGAGCTGATTCGTGACAGTGGATTTGATGCCTATCGAGTTGGCGGCATCGATCAGTCCATCCGAATCGAAGTATTTGGGGATTTGCACGAGTTTGGAGCGTTGGGCAAAGCGATTACTTCTAATGAAGTTGCAGGAAAGATTTAA